A section of the Paenibacillus odorifer genome encodes:
- a CDS encoding glycosyltransferase family 4 protein codes for MRLALFTDTFLPQTNGVSRTLQRLTTHLKGRGIEHLLFSPKSAPEDSYADPIRPITSIPFFLYPECRLALPNMSSIQSELKAFRPDLLHMATPFNIGLCGLRYARKHDLPHVASYHTHFDRYLEYYRMKKIAPLYWKYMKWFHRSCDATFAPSYETLDSLQAQGFHRLKLWSRGIDCQQYTPKKRSHEVRERYGITAPLLLLYVGRIAPEKDINTLALAMQQLPESMQSQVHWLVVGDGPLLPEMRAQAPHNVTFTGYKHGDELAQLYASADLFVFPSSTETFGNVVLEAMASGLPVLAVNEGGVKDLVTPGRTGMIVEPRCPDAFIREICACIEHPQKLAAMGHEGRQLALGRSWENIFDGLIRDYEEIIENRRYDLIPALLPLI; via the coding sequence ATGCGTCTTGCTTTATTCACGGACACATTTCTTCCGCAAACCAACGGAGTTTCACGTACGCTTCAACGATTAACCACTCATTTGAAAGGGCGTGGTATTGAACATCTGCTTTTCTCACCGAAATCTGCTCCTGAAGACAGTTATGCCGATCCCATACGTCCCATTACCAGCATCCCCTTTTTCTTATACCCCGAATGTAGACTCGCACTGCCCAATATGTCCTCTATCCAATCAGAGCTGAAAGCTTTTCGTCCCGATCTGCTTCATATGGCAACTCCGTTCAATATCGGTCTCTGCGGCCTTCGTTATGCGCGAAAACATGACTTGCCCCATGTCGCCTCATACCATACCCATTTTGACCGCTATCTTGAATATTACCGGATGAAAAAAATCGCTCCGCTCTATTGGAAATACATGAAGTGGTTCCACCGCTCCTGCGACGCCACCTTTGCACCATCCTACGAAACCCTCGATTCCCTCCAAGCTCAAGGCTTTCATCGCCTGAAGCTGTGGTCCAGAGGCATCGACTGCCAGCAGTACACCCCCAAAAAACGCAGCCATGAGGTCCGTGAGCGCTACGGAATTACCGCACCGTTACTGCTTCTATATGTGGGAAGGATCGCCCCTGAAAAAGATATAAACACCCTTGCTCTCGCCATGCAGCAATTACCCGAATCTATGCAATCTCAGGTTCATTGGCTGGTCGTAGGAGACGGCCCCCTTCTGCCGGAAATGCGGGCACAGGCGCCCCATAATGTCACGTTTACAGGCTATAAACATGGTGATGAGCTTGCCCAATTATATGCCTCAGCAGATCTGTTCGTCTTCCCTTCCAGTACGGAAACCTTCGGTAATGTTGTCCTTGAGGCTATGGCCTCAGGACTGCCTGTCCTCGCAGTAAATGAAGGTGGGGTGAAGGATCTGGTCACACCCGGCCGCACAGGAATGATTGTCGAGCCCCGCTGCCCGGATGCTTTTATTCGTGAGATTTGTGCATGTATAGAGCACCCTCAAAAGCTAGCTGCTATGGGACATGAAGGTCGACAGCTGGCACTCGGCCGCTCTTGGGAGAATATTTTTGATGGACTCATCCGCGATTATGAAGAGATCATTGAGAATAGACGTTATGATCTTATACCGGCTTTACTACCATTAATATAA
- a CDS encoding GNAT family N-acetyltransferase, whose translation MEIMETERLWIRRFSAEDWKDLHEYLSQESVVKYEPYSLFSADESRTEALRRSSDRAFWAVCLKSTTKMIGNLYFQASEPKAFGVWEFGYVFNPDFQGSGYATEACNQLLNYGFDNLKMRRVIANCDPENTRSWKLLERLKLRREGHFLQTGYFKYDSNGEPIWHDTYSYGLLRSEWLRMKE comes from the coding sequence ATGGAAATTATGGAAACCGAACGTTTATGGATTAGAAGGTTCTCAGCAGAGGATTGGAAAGACCTTCATGAATATTTGTCGCAAGAAAGTGTTGTGAAATATGAGCCCTATTCCTTGTTTAGTGCAGATGAATCTCGCACTGAGGCGCTCAGACGGTCATCGGACCGTGCTTTTTGGGCAGTCTGTCTTAAATCTACGACCAAAATGATCGGCAACTTATATTTTCAAGCGAGCGAACCAAAGGCTTTTGGCGTTTGGGAATTTGGATATGTTTTTAACCCTGATTTTCAGGGAAGCGGGTATGCTACAGAGGCTTGTAATCAATTGTTAAACTATGGCTTTGATAATCTGAAAATGAGACGTGTGATTGCGAACTGTGATCCCGAAAATACACGCTCATGGAAACTGCTTGAACGATTGAAGCTTCGTCGAGAAGGACATTTTTTGCAGACGGGTTATTTTAAATACGATAGTAATGGAGAGCCAATCTGGCATGATACTTATTCCTATGGATTGCTCAGAAGTGAATGGTTAAGGATGAAGGAATAG
- a CDS encoding fibronectin type III domain-containing protein, which yields MKRNKLGNKIFMVLLSWIFICSSILPSTTFGGQQVSAASGPITLQYDFGTATSPVMSGYTGVHESKLYTNELGYGLDQAVASRNRSGGDDMTNDFVLGLSYSFLVDLPNGDYDVTVYSGDLLAGTSTTKTTITLEGSTAGSISSKQAVNQATYRTTVQDGQLTVGITGTGVGGYLNGLIIQQIVPGPLKAPEGLVTHNITPTEVSLGWSSVTEAVYYNIYRTVLPSGTLQAIGQAAANSYMDSDVNEGSGYIYNVSAVNGKGEESALSASVTVDKIPGVEVPAAPTGVSIVSVGVSSVQLSWNSVAGAKRYTILRSDSADGTFHEIGQSEKTTFTDTSADTSKRQYYGVKAANDQGQSELSDKVESAVYMPPGTLPEGDVYSFDFGPGAVTAGYLKVDAGVSYSSEVKYGFTDISKVTGVDRGTSDPLRSDFVVPKDATFNVDLPNGDYTVSLIAGDSAGDTEIGIKVESIQKVQQTSKTAGQYLEMSFDIALVDGQMNLLFSGTKPNINALVITKQPDRPANELPTVYIAGDSTVQTYDPYWIPQAGWGQMIPDFFSEEVTFKNHAIGGRSSKSFMVEGRLDEVLRKIQPGDYFLIQFGHNDATISVPDRYASPADYKVYLKTYINGARQRGATPILVTPMGRRDYNAVSEKFNVSFPEYVQAMKEVASELDVDLVDLSALSVAYYNSIGFAATRSVFLHLDAGIYGAFPNGSTDDTHFQEYGAIQMARLLAKGIGELNIPLSSFVQDIKQPETVPAKPEGLVAGSISNAGTVLKWNKVEGADIYKIYRKLAAETESAYTLAGTSTVPSLTLSGLVEGQSYSVRVTAVNGLGESEPSDEVKLTTKSAQYRYDFGPVGSPVAAGYTEVNVNVLYTPERGYGLTSSAGMIDRDRGNATDDLRRDFVIYFGGSYEFKVDLPNGYYSVKTYTGDWIGSAKTNVAIEGKDYGTVSSGKENIAEKLYNQIAVKDGQMNLVFSGTTAHLNGLEITPLLLAPTNLNLGSLDLNSEPITANLSWDSMEGALKYRIYRQATVANSAELLDETIEPFYTDTTADIGMEYIYTVTSVDSTGLESVGSNALKVSMIDPSVAKAPVPSGLAVQSTNKNDVTFTWNEVTDARMFNIYRAKSADGEFILIGKSFEASYTDMTVLTTIPYYYKVASVNAGGISDLSATLETSAVTALYRKMEALDRAPVAVKTDEGVYISWRMLGLDPETIGFNLYCGDKKLNDSLITQNTNYLDITGREDAKYRITSVINGVEKSASEPFSVWQKQYLSIPLQKPADDYTKDGQPYTYSAGDASVGDLDGDGVYEIIMLWSPSNSKDNSQAGYTGLVYMDAYKLDGTRLWRINLGPNIRAGAHYSPFLVYDLDSDGRAEIMIKTADGTVDGQGKVIGNASADYRNSSGYVLLGNEYLTVFEGATGRALDTVDYDPPRGDVGAWGDTYGNRVDRFLAAVAYLDGEQPSVIFSRGYYTRTVLAAYNYREGKLEKVWRFDSNDEGYGDYAGQGNHNLSVGDVDGDGKDEITFGAMAIDDDGLPLYNTKLGHGDAIHFGDLDPTRPGLEVFDVHEHTDSKYGIEMRDAATGEILWGVFTGIDTGRGMSADIDPRYAGEEVWAATITNEEHIPVTGLYSAQGELITKKLPSSTNFGIWWDGDLLRELLDANRVDKWDYTNQTTVNLLTAVGASSNNGTKANPSLQADLFGDWREEVIWRATDSSELRIYTTTDMTDYRIRTLMHDPIYRLAVAWQNVGYNQPPHPGFFLGEGMEQPAAPKIQYVGSPGETEDTTPPTISGLPSAQMSETDVLKVQVVAEDPESGIRSLDITFDGKPVVYGDEIPLTGLAGAHTFIATAINNAGLSTTEQVIVVVSGPQKATGVPGQWVLSNNNGQDTGLLDGDYQITMNMWWGNNGTVYKLYENGALIDTQTLRDDSPAAQTAVTNITGKENGTYTYTAELTNSFGTTVSAAHVVIVKDAAPAKPVLSNDNWDGDGEYKVTMNLWWGMNGKEYRLYENGILIDTKTLTAGTPNAQTASTSITNRSPGVYEYRAELLNDQGVNDSAIMKVTVK from the coding sequence ATGAAGAGGAATAAACTTGGAAATAAAATATTTATGGTGTTATTGTCGTGGATCTTCATTTGTTCATCAATACTTCCATCTACAACATTTGGGGGGCAACAGGTCAGTGCAGCTTCAGGCCCAATAACCTTGCAATATGATTTTGGAACAGCAACAAGTCCTGTTATGAGTGGTTATACAGGCGTGCATGAATCTAAGTTATATACGAATGAGCTAGGGTATGGCTTAGATCAGGCGGTTGCTTCGAGGAATCGTTCGGGTGGAGACGATATGACTAACGATTTTGTATTGGGACTGTCCTATTCTTTTTTGGTGGATCTTCCTAATGGGGATTACGATGTGACTGTATACTCAGGAGATTTACTAGCGGGTACAAGTACAACCAAAACTACGATTACTTTGGAAGGTAGCACGGCTGGGTCGATAAGCAGTAAGCAAGCTGTAAATCAAGCTACCTATCGGACGACTGTTCAAGATGGACAACTGACCGTCGGCATTACGGGTACAGGAGTTGGCGGATATTTAAATGGACTAATTATTCAGCAGATTGTACCAGGTCCATTGAAAGCCCCTGAGGGATTAGTGACTCATAATATCACTCCCACTGAGGTATCTCTAGGGTGGAGTAGCGTGACAGAAGCAGTCTATTACAATATTTATCGAACGGTTCTTCCTAGTGGAACTCTTCAAGCCATAGGGCAAGCTGCTGCTAACAGCTACATGGATTCAGATGTAAATGAAGGCAGTGGCTACATTTATAATGTGTCAGCTGTAAATGGAAAGGGTGAGGAGTCTGCTTTGAGCGCATCTGTGACAGTAGACAAAATTCCGGGGGTAGAGGTTCCCGCAGCACCAACCGGTGTTTCAATTGTCAGTGTAGGTGTAAGTTCTGTTCAACTGAGTTGGAACAGTGTGGCTGGAGCAAAGCGCTATACGATCTTAAGGTCTGATTCAGCAGATGGAACATTCCATGAGATTGGCCAGTCAGAGAAGACGACATTTACGGATACCTCAGCGGATACCTCAAAACGGCAATATTATGGGGTGAAGGCAGCCAATGACCAAGGACAATCAGAGCTATCTGACAAGGTGGAAAGCGCTGTGTATATGCCTCCCGGAACTTTGCCAGAAGGGGATGTTTATTCCTTTGATTTTGGCCCGGGTGCTGTGACTGCAGGTTATCTTAAGGTAGATGCAGGAGTATCTTATTCCTCTGAGGTCAAATATGGATTTACAGATATATCGAAAGTAACTGGGGTAGACCGAGGAACCTCAGATCCTTTGCGATCAGATTTTGTGGTCCCTAAGGATGCAACTTTTAATGTGGATTTACCGAATGGCGACTATACAGTGTCACTTATCGCTGGTGACAGCGCCGGAGATACAGAGATTGGCATCAAAGTCGAATCCATTCAAAAAGTTCAACAGACGAGCAAAACAGCAGGCCAGTATTTGGAAATGAGCTTTGACATCGCTTTGGTGGACGGACAAATGAACTTGTTGTTCTCTGGTACTAAGCCTAATATCAATGCACTGGTGATTACTAAGCAGCCAGACCGTCCTGCTAATGAATTGCCAACGGTTTATATTGCGGGTGATTCAACGGTGCAGACTTATGATCCTTATTGGATACCACAAGCAGGCTGGGGACAAATGATTCCTGACTTCTTTAGTGAGGAAGTAACGTTTAAGAATCACGCTATCGGAGGTCGCAGTTCTAAGTCATTTATGGTCGAGGGAAGGTTGGATGAAGTACTGCGTAAGATCCAACCGGGTGACTATTTCCTTATCCAGTTTGGTCATAATGATGCAACGATTAGCGTTCCTGACCGATATGCTTCTCCAGCCGATTACAAAGTTTATTTAAAAACCTATATCAATGGAGCTAGGCAAAGAGGAGCAACTCCGATTCTGGTGACCCCCATGGGGCGCAGAGATTATAATGCTGTGAGCGAAAAATTCAATGTGAGCTTTCCAGAATATGTGCAGGCTATGAAAGAAGTAGCAAGTGAGTTGGATGTTGACTTGGTCGATCTTAGCGCACTCAGTGTAGCTTATTACAATTCTATCGGTTTTGCAGCTACACGCTCTGTATTCCTTCACCTCGATGCAGGGATATATGGTGCTTTCCCAAATGGCTCGACAGACGATACTCACTTTCAAGAGTACGGAGCCATTCAAATGGCCCGTTTGCTGGCCAAAGGAATAGGGGAATTAAATATTCCACTCTCCAGCTTTGTGCAGGACATCAAACAGCCAGAAACGGTGCCTGCGAAGCCTGAAGGTCTTGTAGCTGGGAGTATCAGTAATGCAGGTACAGTACTGAAATGGAATAAAGTAGAAGGTGCAGATATCTATAAAATTTATCGTAAGCTAGCGGCAGAAACCGAATCTGCTTATACATTAGCGGGAACTTCAACTGTCCCTTCATTGACATTAAGCGGGTTGGTTGAAGGTCAAAGCTACTCGGTAAGAGTGACTGCAGTGAACGGGCTAGGAGAGTCTGAGCCTTCAGATGAAGTGAAGCTGACTACGAAATCCGCTCAGTATCGTTATGATTTCGGACCTGTTGGTTCACCCGTTGCTGCGGGTTATACGGAAGTGAATGTGAATGTCCTATATACCCCAGAACGTGGATATGGTTTGACCTCGAGTGCAGGGATGATTGATCGGGATCGGGGAAATGCGACGGACGATCTGCGGAGAGATTTTGTGATTTATTTTGGAGGATCGTATGAATTCAAAGTTGATTTACCCAATGGTTATTATTCTGTTAAGACCTATACAGGAGATTGGATTGGATCTGCCAAGACGAATGTAGCCATTGAAGGCAAAGATTACGGAACAGTCTCCTCAGGTAAGGAAAATATTGCTGAGAAGCTGTATAACCAGATTGCTGTCAAAGACGGGCAGATGAATCTTGTCTTTAGTGGCACAACCGCTCATCTCAATGGGCTGGAGATCACACCGTTATTATTAGCCCCAACGAATCTGAACCTGGGTAGCCTGGATTTAAATAGTGAGCCTATTACAGCTAATCTTTCTTGGGACAGTATGGAGGGGGCGCTGAAATACCGTATATATCGTCAGGCTACGGTTGCGAATAGTGCAGAGCTGCTGGACGAGACAATAGAGCCGTTCTACACAGATACCACTGCGGATATTGGTATGGAATATATCTATACGGTAACTTCGGTGGACAGCACGGGACTGGAATCCGTAGGCTCTAATGCGCTAAAAGTGTCTATGATTGATCCCTCCGTAGCAAAAGCACCCGTACCTAGTGGTCTAGCTGTACAATCTACGAACAAAAATGATGTGACCTTTACTTGGAATGAGGTAACGGATGCACGGATGTTCAACATTTATCGTGCGAAATCCGCAGACGGTGAGTTCATCCTGATCGGCAAATCATTCGAAGCTTCGTACACAGACATGACCGTTCTGACTACCATTCCCTACTATTACAAAGTAGCCTCGGTAAATGCAGGCGGCATCTCTGATCTATCCGCTACGTTGGAAACCTCAGCGGTGACAGCTTTATACCGGAAGATGGAGGCGCTGGACCGTGCGCCTGTAGCGGTTAAGACAGATGAAGGTGTGTATATCAGCTGGCGGATGTTAGGTCTGGATCCGGAAACGATAGGATTCAATCTGTATTGTGGCGATAAAAAACTAAATGATTCGTTGATTACTCAAAACACGAACTATCTCGATATTACAGGCAGGGAGGATGCCAAATATAGAATCACATCAGTAATCAATGGAGTCGAGAAATCTGCTTCGGAACCATTCAGCGTATGGCAGAAGCAATATCTATCGATCCCTTTACAAAAGCCAGCAGATGATTACACCAAGGATGGTCAACCGTATACGTATAGTGCGGGAGATGCAAGTGTAGGTGATTTGGACGGTGATGGTGTATATGAAATCATCATGTTGTGGTCACCTTCGAACAGCAAGGATAACTCTCAAGCTGGGTATACTGGACTTGTCTATATGGACGCTTATAAATTAGATGGAACTCGCTTATGGCGGATTAATTTAGGGCCTAATATTCGTGCCGGTGCACACTATTCTCCATTCCTGGTATATGATCTGGATAGTGATGGACGTGCCGAAATTATGATCAAGACGGCAGATGGCACAGTGGACGGTCAAGGAAAAGTCATTGGCAATGCCAGTGCAGACTATCGTAACAGTTCGGGTTATGTGCTGCTGGGCAATGAATATTTAACGGTGTTCGAAGGGGCAACAGGCCGGGCATTGGATACCGTTGATTATGATCCGCCACGTGGAGATGTTGGCGCTTGGGGGGATACCTATGGTAACCGTGTAGACCGCTTTTTGGCAGCTGTAGCTTATTTAGACGGCGAGCAGCCAAGCGTGATTTTTAGCCGCGGTTATTATACTAGAACCGTACTTGCAGCTTACAATTATCGTGAGGGCAAGCTCGAGAAAGTATGGCGTTTCGATTCTAATGATGAAGGATATGGAGACTACGCTGGTCAAGGAAACCACAATCTTTCTGTAGGAGATGTGGACGGCGACGGCAAGGACGAAATAACCTTCGGCGCGATGGCAATCGACGATGACGGATTGCCGCTGTATAATACAAAGCTTGGCCATGGTGATGCAATTCATTTCGGGGACCTTGATCCTACCAGACCCGGGCTGGAAGTCTTTGATGTTCATGAGCATACCGATTCGAAGTATGGGATTGAAATGCGTGATGCAGCTACAGGAGAAATATTATGGGGTGTGTTCACGGGGATTGATACTGGACGGGGAATGTCAGCAGATATTGATCCGCGATATGCTGGCGAAGAGGTATGGGCTGCAACGATCACCAATGAGGAGCATATACCTGTTACGGGCCTGTACAGTGCGCAAGGTGAACTAATCACTAAAAAACTGCCTTCCTCCACGAATTTTGGTATTTGGTGGGATGGTGATCTTTTACGTGAATTACTGGATGCGAATCGAGTGGATAAGTGGGACTATACCAATCAGACAACGGTCAACTTATTGACGGCTGTAGGCGCTTCTTCAAATAATGGCACCAAGGCGAATCCAAGCTTGCAGGCAGATCTGTTCGGGGATTGGCGTGAAGAAGTGATTTGGCGGGCAACGGACAGTTCTGAACTACGGATCTACACAACAACGGATATGACAGATTATCGTATTCGCACATTGATGCATGATCCGATCTACCGCCTGGCAGTAGCTTGGCAAAATGTAGGCTATAATCAACCTCCGCACCCTGGATTCTTTCTTGGTGAAGGGATGGAACAACCAGCGGCTCCAAAAATTCAATATGTAGGCTCACCGGGAGAAACTGAAGATACTACACCACCTACGATTTCTGGTTTACCTTCTGCTCAAATGAGTGAAACGGATGTATTGAAGGTGCAGGTCGTAGCGGAAGATCCAGAGTCTGGTATTCGCAGTCTGGATATTACTTTTGATGGTAAACCTGTCGTTTATGGAGATGAGATTCCACTCACAGGACTTGCGGGAGCGCATACGTTCATCGCAACAGCCATTAATAACGCTGGACTCTCAACGACAGAACAAGTGATTGTGGTCGTAAGTGGACCTCAGAAGGCTACAGGTGTTCCGGGGCAATGGGTTCTATCCAATAATAATGGGCAGGATACAGGACTTTTGGACGGGGATTACCAAATCACAATGAATATGTGGTGGGGCAATAATGGTACGGTCTACAAGCTATATGAGAATGGTGCCTTAATCGACACGCAAACCTTACGTGATGATTCCCCAGCAGCACAGACTGCAGTGACTAATATTACCGGAAAAGAAAACGGAACCTACACCTATACGGCTGAGCTAACCAATTCTTTTGGCACAACGGTGTCTGCTGCTCATGTAGTTATCGTGAAGGATGCTGCACCAGCTAAGCCGGTGTTGTCTAATGACAACTGGGATGGCGATGGAGAGTATAAAGTGACTATGAATTTATGGTGGGGGATGAACGGCAAAGAGTATCGCTTGTATGAGAACGGAATACTGATCGATACTAAGACTTTAACAGCAGGCACCCCAAACGCACAAACGGCATCTACTTCTATTACTAACCGTTCTCCAGGCGTCTATGAATACCGGGCTGAGCTGTTGAATGATCAAGGGGTAAATGATAGTGCTATCATGAAAGTTACGGTAAAATAA
- a CDS encoding sugar phosphate isomerase/epimerase family protein → MSIPLHLGVRAHDFTQVPLQELIEKIKSYHFTHIQFALKKSFPDSAPSLTAISPGTASYYGNAFRQAGIQIAVLGCYVNIVDTDPHKRAEALAAFNTHLRLARDFGASLVGTETGSVGLGYTTDNFTEEAFQEVVTSVKAMVAEAERFGVTVGIEAGLHHPLYTAPLTRRLLDEVPSNNLQVILDCANLMSPTNYLHQEAIIMEALKLLGNRIAIIHLKDFIVQDGAIKIVPVGQGWLEFEPILRYMKYERPHIQGILESTPESHLGESITFLQQLYESL, encoded by the coding sequence ATGAGCATTCCCCTTCATCTAGGTGTTCGAGCACATGATTTCACACAAGTTCCATTGCAAGAGTTAATTGAGAAGATTAAGTCCTATCATTTCACTCATATCCAGTTTGCACTTAAGAAATCTTTTCCTGATAGTGCCCCTAGCCTGACGGCTATAAGCCCTGGAACAGCCAGCTATTATGGCAATGCCTTTAGACAGGCAGGTATTCAGATTGCGGTTCTGGGCTGCTATGTAAATATTGTAGACACCGATCCTCATAAACGGGCAGAAGCGTTAGCTGCGTTTAATACCCATCTGCGCTTGGCCAGGGATTTCGGCGCTAGTCTGGTAGGTACGGAAACCGGAAGTGTGGGACTTGGGTATACCACAGATAATTTTACAGAAGAAGCCTTCCAAGAGGTGGTGACATCAGTTAAGGCCATGGTGGCGGAGGCCGAACGTTTTGGTGTGACGGTAGGAATCGAAGCAGGACTTCATCATCCGCTTTACACCGCGCCCTTAACCCGCCGACTTCTGGATGAAGTCCCTTCTAACAATCTTCAGGTCATATTGGATTGCGCAAATCTAATGTCACCTACAAATTACTTGCATCAAGAAGCTATTATTATGGAGGCTTTGAAGCTTTTAGGAAATCGAATTGCTATCATTCATTTAAAAGACTTTATCGTCCAAGATGGAGCTATAAAAATTGTCCCTGTAGGTCAAGGGTGGCTAGAGTTTGAGCCGATTCTTCGTTATATGAAATATGAACGTCCTCATATTCAAGGAATCCTGGAAAGCACTCCTGAGTCACATTTAGGAGAAAGCATTACCTTTTTGCAACAGTTATACGAATCCCTGTAG
- a CDS encoding UbiD family decarboxylase — translation MKYSNLEECVNDLEKHGHLVRIREEVDPYLEMAAIHLKVYEAGGPALLFENVKGSKFRAVSNLFGTLERSKFIFRRTWDSTHNVIALRNDPVKALKNPFKYVGTGLSARKALPIKKPGGLPSGFQEISISDLPLITHWPGDGGAFVTLPQVYSEDPDKPGIMNSNLGMYRVQLTGNEYELNKEVGIHYQIHRGIGVHQEKANRQGQPLKVSCFIGGPPAHSLSAVMPLPEGMSEMIVAGLLSGRHFSYSYVDGYCISNDADFVITGETHPGETKPEGPFGDHLGYYSLVHPFPVMRVHKVYARKNAIFPFTVVGRPPQEDTAFGELIHELTGGAIRQEIPGVKEVHAVDAAGVHPLLFAIGSERYTPYQQVKQPAEILTIANRILGTGQLSLAKFLFITAEENQPISTHNIEGFLTYILERINLRRDIHFYTNTTIDTLDYSGTGLNSGSKVIFAAVGDKKRELCTEVPGMLKELQGFGHARMVMPGLVALQGAKFTSYAEAALEMNKLSEAIQEQGALPSCPMIILCDDSEFLSEKIDNFLWATFTRSNPSHDIYGVNSSTEYKHWSCDNVIIDARVKPHQAPPLIPDPTVQKHIERLFASGGSLSGVKI, via the coding sequence ATGAAATATAGCAATTTAGAAGAGTGTGTTAATGATTTAGAGAAACACGGACATTTAGTTCGGATTCGTGAAGAAGTGGACCCTTATCTAGAGATGGCGGCGATTCACCTAAAGGTTTATGAGGCTGGTGGACCCGCATTATTATTTGAGAATGTAAAAGGCTCGAAGTTTCGGGCCGTATCTAACCTTTTTGGAACGCTAGAGCGCAGTAAGTTTATCTTTCGGCGGACTTGGGACTCCACACATAACGTAATTGCCCTTCGCAACGATCCCGTAAAAGCACTCAAAAATCCATTTAAATATGTTGGAACCGGATTATCCGCGAGAAAAGCATTGCCTATTAAAAAGCCAGGAGGTCTGCCAAGCGGTTTCCAGGAAATTAGTATCTCTGATCTTCCGCTAATCACACATTGGCCGGGAGATGGTGGTGCTTTTGTAACCTTGCCGCAGGTGTATTCAGAAGATCCGGATAAGCCGGGCATTATGAATTCCAATCTGGGAATGTACCGTGTGCAGCTGACTGGAAATGAGTATGAATTAAATAAAGAAGTGGGCATTCATTATCAAATTCATCGCGGCATTGGCGTACATCAGGAAAAAGCGAACCGCCAAGGACAACCGCTTAAAGTGAGTTGTTTTATCGGTGGGCCACCCGCTCACTCCTTATCGGCGGTTATGCCTTTGCCTGAGGGAATGAGTGAGATGATCGTTGCAGGTTTATTATCAGGACGCCATTTCAGCTATAGCTATGTGGATGGTTACTGTATCAGCAATGATGCGGACTTTGTGATAACAGGTGAAACTCACCCTGGTGAGACGAAGCCGGAGGGGCCATTTGGCGACCATTTAGGCTATTATAGCTTGGTTCACCCTTTCCCAGTAATGAGAGTACATAAAGTGTACGCCAGGAAAAATGCAATCTTTCCATTTACGGTTGTCGGCCGGCCGCCACAGGAGGATACCGCGTTTGGTGAGTTAATTCACGAGCTGACAGGTGGGGCTATCCGCCAAGAAATTCCGGGCGTCAAAGAAGTTCATGCAGTCGATGCTGCGGGTGTTCATCCCCTGCTGTTCGCCATTGGCAGTGAACGTTATACGCCTTATCAGCAAGTAAAGCAGCCGGCGGAAATTCTGACCATTGCTAACCGGATTTTAGGGACGGGTCAGCTTAGTTTAGCTAAGTTTTTGTTTATTACAGCAGAAGAAAATCAGCCTATCAGCACACATAATATCGAGGGTTTCTTGACGTATATCTTGGAGCGGATTAATCTTCGTAGAGATATTCATTTCTATACCAACACCACGATTGATACGCTTGATTATTCCGGCACAGGATTAAACAGCGGAAGTAAAGTGATCTTCGCAGCAGTAGGGGATAAGAAAAGAGAGCTATGTACAGAGGTACCGGGCATGCTTAAAGAATTACAGGGATTTGGACATGCACGAATGGTGATGCCTGGTCTTGTTGCCCTTCAAGGTGCTAAATTCACAAGCTACGCTGAAGCAGCATTGGAAATGAATAAGCTTAGTGAAGCTATTCAGGAGCAAGGGGCACTTCCTTCTTGTCCAATGATTATTTTGTGTGATGATAGCGAGTTTTTGAGTGAAAAGATCGACAATTTCCTATGGGCGACGTTTACCCGCAGTAATCCATCTCATGATATCTATGGAGTGAACAGTTCTACTGAGTATAAACATTGGTCCTGTGATAACGTGATTATTGATGCTCGGGTAAAACCCCATCAAGCCCCACCACTGATCCCAGACCCAACCGTTCAGAAGCATATCGAACGATTATTTGCGTCAGGTGGCAGTTTAAGCGGAGTTAAGATATAG
- a CDS encoding DUF2269 family protein, translating into MDLTHMISKLVVVIHVIASIVGIGPAFVLPILTSSAKTGSQLRFVFGLMKKINRFPKTGGVTLIVTGILLMIIDKMGLSVLWLNLSLLFFIVIEVIIIGMVEPRLKKLTQLVMTSEGEEISEGYTTAMNKIAPLEAAVHVLTIVIIILMVVKPV; encoded by the coding sequence ATGGATTTGACGCATATGATCTCAAAGCTTGTGGTAGTTATACATGTTATAGCATCCATAGTGGGAATTGGGCCAGCTTTTGTGCTGCCAATACTGACAAGCTCAGCCAAGACAGGCAGTCAGCTTCGTTTTGTATTTGGTCTTATGAAGAAAATAAACAGATTCCCTAAGACAGGTGGGGTCACCCTGATCGTTACAGGTATTTTGTTAATGATCATAGATAAAATGGGCTTGTCGGTGTTGTGGTTAAATCTGTCGTTATTATTTTTTATCGTGATCGAAGTGATTATTATTGGAATGGTTGAGCCCCGATTGAAAAAGCTAACCCAGCTCGTAATGACCAGCGAAGGGGAGGAAATCTCTGAGGGTTACACTACCGCTATGAACAAGATCGCTCCCCTAGAAGCGGCGGTTCATGTGCTTACTATCGTCATTATTATATTAATGGTAGTAAAGCCGGTATAA